In Notolabrus celidotus isolate fNotCel1 chromosome 22, fNotCel1.pri, whole genome shotgun sequence, the genomic stretch AAAAGAgcgatataaataaagtttattattatagcTGCAAGTGTGTGACACAgaaataaccctaacccacaaaACACAGTCAGCTGTAGAAATATCTGGATTTAAATGAAGCATCAAAGCAAATCATTCGTCTCGAGGCTTCATCGTGAAAATAGATTTTGTATCTCGATGGTAACactcctggtaaaataaaggttcaaTACCGAATCATGAAGATAGAAGAGATGGCGCCCCCTGTCGACAAAGCGCCATCTCTTCTCTCATTGCAGATTTTGTGTGATCAGTGTTTCCTGACAGAAACCTCGTCCTGTCGTCTCTTCACAGCCCGACGTCTCACTTGTTGTGAATATATTCTGtttgaaaagtgaaaaaggatTTTAATCAACGTTCTGTCAATCCTCCACTCCGACTCTGACCTCCTCGCagtgatttcaggctttaaaaactacaatacagaatctgtcagtcttgttgctgatggtctggtttgcatTTGTGGGTCACAAAGAAGTGTCACTTTTAATTTCAACATCTCTCACacccagttaaaaactcctctcaGGGGACTCGAGGATCTATTAAAATCTGAGGGACCGTAAATGTTTGTAGTCGTTCCTCTTGAGACTTTAAAGGCCTGAACGATcacactttgattgacagctgtctGAAACATCAGGAAGGCAATTTAGCTTGTGACAATCAATGCAGTGAATCCCTAACAGAGTGTTCCTGAtgcagaaacagaggaagaagagaataTTTACGAGTCACTAAATACTACCATCTATCATAGTAAGCAGTTAGCACACATGCTACGTTAGCAGAGCTCTCCCTACTTGTCCTCAGAGATATGAATGGAATGCTAAATGATAGCTCTGTAATGTTAGCCTGCATGATACACTTACAGAGTCAAATTCTACCCGGTAACAAGAATAAATCATCAATGGACAGCATGAAACTCCTACAGCCAAAAATATGAAACCGCCTTCAACACTCCTCCTGCAGACATTTAGTATCACCTTAAGCAGTCATTACTTTGCCTGCAGGTGGCGTTAACCATGAGTGTGAAATAGCTACAAATTAAAACGTTACTATATCTGTGACTTCAATTATCGATAGTACCAAAAAGAGCTGGAACCACAAgctaaagagaaagagacaacaCGAGAGAGCAACAGTAACAAAGCAGCAAACTGAAAAATGATAAGTGATTTTCTGATTGGTTTGCGGCCCTTAAGAACTTTAAACTTCAAGGTTTTTGCTCCATCGTCCTGGTCGAAGCTACAAAGTCACCTAAGACTGGATCATTTTATTAGTTTGGTGGATTGTGTTCCTTGTTTAAACTTTTATACAGCGGTCTTGGccaggaccaagcggcaacctccggtctcaaaatatgaagcacatgccgaagtgttataaactgcagttcctcgagtgtccactagaggctggctctagaagtattggaaaccacatacacaccaattcaaaaaagccgatctttacagcagaaataaacatgtttacagcctggtacaaaaaacgattgtagtctggatagatcattttttgatcggcacacactgtacgcggtaatttcaaagatattgagattacgagtcttccaatgagaggcacagctgacttgattgacaggcgggaacactgcagctgttggcgaggaggctcaaagcccacctctttacctcacacttgctcgacagcagcaatatggctgccgccgccgattggcctcaaaacagtgcttcagaaacagatcggtgacgtcacggatactacgtccatttattatacagtctatgatccacACCTTTGCATAAACATGCAGGAAGGTACTGGATTTTGTTAAACTGCTGCTGAACTTGCGCCTCTTTATGCcggctgtgtgtctctgctccgctCTCAGTCACAACCACTACACCTCTAACTCTTGTCACTTACAagcagtgttgtgcaagttaCTGAAAAATAGTAACTATTTACAGTTACTAGTTACTTTATTCAAAAAGTAACTAAATTACTCTGTTAATTACTTACACCAAAAAGTAATGAATTACTGTTAAAAGTAACTTTTTAGTTACTTTATAATAAGAACATTCTTTAATGCTCCTATTTATGCACTACCAGCTTCATTTCAGTGCTGTATGGAAATAATACACTATTGATCATCTTTACAGTTTCTATTCATTTGCATGCACATCGCTAAACTTTGCTCAGCATTATGATCAATGCAAACACAGACCTGACTCAACCTCAAAGTAATTTTTAAATGCTACTTTATTTAAGTCAGACCAGCAACAACTGACAATATCACaaggatttctgaaataaataaaacaaaacagtctgaatatattagtcagaatcaaagataaaaaaataaagtggctTCAGCATCATAAAAGCTGTTGTGTTTAGcccttaaaaatgttccttcacaGCTTAAGTATGAAACTAGCAACAATGTACTTATAACATATGAGCGTATTTCCACTTTGAGAAACTCGTCTTGCTTTCGCCTTTACTCTCCATGACTGCCGCACGTTATTAAACGGAAACACGCCCACAcgcgtcttcttcttttgttttacagCGGTTGGCATGGCACACAgcaatcccacaatgcattgccACTGTAAACAGGAAGAAGTACACTGCAGCTAGCCaacaatgaattaatttaaagtaacGGACAAACGCACGATGTTGTAACGGTaactgagtttatttattttaaaaagtaatgcgTTAGAGTATAAGTTACTGTCAAAAGTAACTGCGTTACTGCCCAACACTGCTTACAAGTGAGCCAGCACTGACATTTTGTAAAGTCCTTTAGCGTCTCATAAAGACTGACATGTTACATTTATGTCTCTTTCATagactggagagcaggagagagagagcgatgtcACCTGGTCCCTACAGGTTTTAATCCGTCCTGTTCTGTGGACTGTTGACGTCCATAAAACGACCACAGCAGTAAGAAAGgatgaaaatacacacagagctcactctctgcacaaacacacaccacacatgtTTGGATCACACATACTCATTAGTTTTAACTATAAGTCAAGTGTTGTTCAGTGACCTTTTCCATACAAGCATTGTGAaattcaaaaaatacaaaatgaactGTTTTGggagttctgtttttgttgcatgTGTATCaatattgtttgatttttactagtatttttaaaagtcttgGATTCTGACAACTCTATGCCAAACCTAGTTTTTATACCATAGCTTTCCAAGCTTAAACACGACCAGTACaaacacaatatcaggagagtTAACAGAAACTTCATCGTCTTCAGTGTCTTAATGTTTTTGAACTATAAAATTAAAGGTGGTGTACAGAGACGATCTGAATCTGTTGTATCTGCGCTGAGCCAACagatccagctcactatgaacAGCAGGATTTCCCAACATCACTGGATGTTATCTGTAATATAATACAGTATGCTGCTTTCATTATAACAGTGCCAAACATGCCCACTCAGCTGGAGCCTAGGTGTTGTGTAGTGCAGATGGTGCAGCTGACAAGGCTGCGTAACGTTGGCAATGTACATAAAACATCACTATTATTCATCAGTGCTTACTACCAGCTTTTTACAGCCCGGCTTTCCCCCCAACAAAGAATCAAACCTCCAGCTGTGTCAATCATCATGACAAACTCCGCCCACTCACCCAAAACACTGCTGAACACTgacatttgttgttgtaatttTCTCTTGTTATCCTTCCTTTCCCATCGTGCTCTCTTTCACCGAagcagaaagaataaaaaatccagagttcaacaaaacaaaagcagcagggaTTAGAGGAGCGGAGGGAGGGGTTACTCAAGGACTCCCTGTTTCCACAGTTGTGTGACGAATCCTGAAGTTGAATCCTTTTTGCATGCAACACACACAGGATTGGGCCCTGATGAGAGCGAAATCTCCTGACAGGAAAACAAGGGGATGTGGAGTGCACGCTCTGATGAGAAGGGGACGCTGCTGAAGCATGCATCTTAAGATTCCTGACTTAAACAATGCAAACAATTCAGGAATATGTTACAAAAGGTCAGAAGACAACATCTTTGAACCAAGAGAAACCGCAGAATGAGACGCTGCTGAAAGCTTTGGAGCGAGCTTTCATCATTTGTTGCCACCAAACggcaattcaattaaaaaagagCACAAATCAATGAGAGGCGCACAAAGAAAATAGCTTAATTATCCTCTTAATGTTGAATACCCTTGGTAATAAATCACCAACATGCAGAGTAAAAAcaaccagaagaagaaaagagcttGCGGTCTTACCAGGTCTCGTCGTTTTTGAACTCCAGCTCCCCGTAGGTGTCCTCAAagtcctcccctcctcccttggcGAGTCCCTCCACGGTGTGATAAGGCACAATGACCGTCCCCCTCGCTCCAGACGTCCTCAGCACTTTCACTTCCATTATCCCGATGCTCTCGCTGACGTGAGCCGAGCCGCTCTCGAAGGTGAAGATCCCCGAGTGGTCGTCGTCCAGGATGGTCACGGTGGCCACGGTGGGGAAGCCCAGCATGGCCTTCGGGTACGGGAGGCTGTTGGCGGAGAGCACCTCGTCCTCCGTCTCCAGGACGCGAAGGTTACTGAGCCGCACGAAAAAGTGCTCGTCCTCCTCGAAGATGTCGTCGTCGATGATGCCGATGCTGATCTCCTTGAACATCTCTCCCGGTTTGAAGACCACCGTCCCCTCTGTGAACTCGTAGTCGGCCCCAGCGTTAGCCGAGCCGTCCTCCGTTTTATAATCCACGTAGATCGTCTTGTTGATGTCGCCGCCCTTTCTGGTGATGGTCAGAATGGCGGCGCCACAGTTCTCGAGGCACTGGTACACGGCAGGCTCAAAGTTGATCCGAGACACGTACTCCTCCGGCTCCTCCACGTGCACCTCCTGCACGCTGATGCTCTTCTTCGCCTGCTCCGCGACGTGTTTCTTCAGGATGTTCCCGGCGCCCGTCATCATGCGCGTGGCTTGGATGCGGTAGAAGGCACGGCTCTTCTGCTGGTGCGAGAGAGCGTAGTAGTTGGCCATCTCGACCAGCTGATCCAGCTCTTTCTCCGGGTGCTTCTGCTTCAGGTCCTTCAGGATGCGGATCATGTCGCGCCGGGACTCGTCCACTTCTTTGCCCTCGATCAAACCGATGAGGTTGCTCGCCGTGCCTCCGTCCATGAAGTGGGAGTTGACCATCTTGCCGTCCATCTCGATGCCCTTGGTGCGCTCGGACTCCGTCTCGATGATGACGCCCCTGTGCTTGTCAGTGCGATACTTCTTGTGCATGAACTTGTAGAAGAGCAGTCGTCTGTCTGCTACCCAGGCGAGGATTACGCATATAGGGAAGAAGGCCAGCGTGAGCAGACCCTCCCAGACTTGGACTTCATTTGGAGAGAACACAGCCAGGATCATGTAGAGCCAGATGTAGGCGAAGATGCTCCATCCTGCGGTGATGAAGAACACTCGGAGGTGTTTGACCTTACGCACCTCTCCTTGGGGGATGACCAGCACACACAGGCCGATGATGACGAACATGTTGAAGGCGGCACTGCCGACGATCGTTGAAGGCCCCAGCTCACCAGATTTGAACTCATGTCCACAAACCTCGATCACAGAGAGCATAATCTCAGGGGCAGACGAGCCCAAGGCCATGAGGGTGAGGTTCGACACGGTTTCATTCCAAACCCGGATCGTGGTGGTCGTCGTCTCCCCGTTGGCCCTTTTGATGATGATTTCTTTCTCCTGGGAGGTGATGACTTCAATCGCCGCCATGAAGCGGTCGGCGATGATGGACACCCCCAGGAACATGTAGATCATGGCCACGAAGTACACAATGACCCTCGCGATCTTGTCTCCCATGGAGGGATCCTCAGGGTACCAGATGGGTAGGATAATCCCCGGTTGGCACTTGGAGTTCCCCTCACAGGTGGCATTGCTGGGGGTGACCAGAGGGCTCGGGGTGGTCCGGGCCTCCGTGCAAAGGAAGACTACAGTCACAGAGACCAGGCCCAACCAGAGGCAGGCTGACGACCCCGGCTTCACAGGCCTTGAACCCTCCATGCACCCTCCTTCGTCTCAAGGGTCCTTACCACACTGATAGTCCCTCTGGGATCCAGCACTGTGCTGTGCTTGTCCTCCACCCACCACCTAAACACAACGAGAGGAAACAACAGAGATTACACGGCTggcattgtgtttgtgtggaaggACATGAAGAGCTTATTCTCGTATGACAGAAACATCATCCAGAGGGAACAACAGCGGTTAAAAAGCTTCATGGTGGATGGTATCTTTTTTCATATCATGTATAGATAAATATATCCatccctgaacacacacacacacacacacacacacacacacacaagtttaaAGTTATTCATGAGGTGtaagcagtgttcattttggcagctattttagtcTTTAAACgaaaatgttagttttagtcacattgtagtctttgatttttgccagaacatcttcactctttaaatgattaatgtagttgatcagatatggatatcagggttataccaagtgttcaaatagtcaatatttcactcttaacatttttgctttttgtaatatcttttttttttttttaagttatatttttggcctttttgcctttatttgataggacagctgaagagagagacaggaaatgtggggagtagagagcgggggaagacatgcaggaaatggtcgaccggctgggaatcgaaccggcgacccctgcaacgaggactgtagcctctgtatgttgagcgcttagacagctaggccaccagcgccccagcttctctatcttaagttaaataattcagaccATCCTtagtaaaaagtcaaaagaaaacattctctctgtgaccactgtgactgtattttgattctcttgattcacagaaaaatgccatgaaaggactgtattacACATTTACaacagtccctgaatgcacctgcagtgacataggcactggacagacagtcagttcacggcactctgaaatgcatctgcatctttgatgacgaggagttgatccaaactcactgaatgtgtctgatgtttcaccaaactggattaaatcaagctgtagacgccgagctttttacggtaaccacggcaacaacgtcaaacatcaagtagtaaacagacgtccccaccggttgtgtctttgtcactaacgcacaccggggggtaaaaatcctcaatgaagatgagacagatgcatggaggtgaggagagctggttcataaagcacacctg encodes the following:
- the slc8a3 gene encoding sodium/calcium exchanger 3 isoform X2 yields the protein MEGSRPVKPGSSACLWLGLVSVTVVFLCTEARTTPSPLVTPSNATCEGNSKCQPGIILPIWYPEDPSMGDKIARVIVYFVAMIYMFLGVSIIADRFMAAIEVITSQEKEIIIKRANGETTTTTIRVWNETVSNLTLMALGSSAPEIMLSVIEVCGHEFKSGELGPSTIVGSAAFNMFVIIGLCVLVIPQGEVRKVKHLRVFFITAGWSIFAYIWLYMILAVFSPNEVQVWEGLLTLAFFPICVILAWVADRRLLFYKFMHKKYRTDKHRGVIIETESERTKGIEMDGKMVNSHFMDGGTASNLIGLIEGKEVDESRRDMIRILKDLKQKHPEKELDQLVEMANYYALSHQQKSRAFYRIQATRMMTGAGNILKKHVAEQAKKSISVQEVHVEEPEEYVSRINFEPAVYQCLENCGAAILTITRKGGDINKTIYVDYKTEDGSANAGADYEFTEGTVVFKPGEMFKEISIGIIDDDIFEEDEHFFVRLSNLRVLETEDEVLSANSLPYPKAMLGFPTVATVTILDDDHSGIFTFESGSAHVSESIGIMEVKVLRTSGARGTVIVPYHTVEGLAKGGGEDFEDTYGELEFKNDETCKVVLVKIIDDEEYEKNKNFFLELAEPRMVDMSLQKDVPERKMTSDEEEARRIAEMGKPVLGEHSKLEVIIEESYEFKSTVDKLIKKTNLALVVGTNSWRDQFMEAITVSADEEEDETGEERLPSCFDYVMHFLTVFWKVLFACVPPTDYMNGWACFVVSIAIIGLLTAVIGDLASHFGCTIGLKDSVTAVVFVALGTSVPDTFASKVSAVQDTYADASIGNVTGSNAVNVFLGIGVAWSVAAIYWHTKGKPFVVEAGSLAFSVTLFTIFAFLAISVLLYRRRAHIGGELGGPRGHRLATSAFLFSLWFLYILFSSLEAYCHIEGF
- the slc8a3 gene encoding sodium/calcium exchanger 3 isoform X1; the encoded protein is MEGSRPVKPGSSACLWLGLVSVTVVFLCTEARTTPSPLVTPSNATCEGNSKCQPGIILPIWYPEDPSMGDKIARVIVYFVAMIYMFLGVSIIADRFMAAIEVITSQEKEIIIKRANGETTTTTIRVWNETVSNLTLMALGSSAPEIMLSVIEVCGHEFKSGELGPSTIVGSAAFNMFVIIGLCVLVIPQGEVRKVKHLRVFFITAGWSIFAYIWLYMILAVFSPNEVQVWEGLLTLAFFPICVILAWVADRRLLFYKFMHKKYRTDKHRGVIIETESERTKGIEMDGKMVNSHFMDGGTASNLIGLIEGKEVDESRRDMIRILKDLKQKHPEKELDQLVEMANYYALSHQQKSRAFYRIQATRMMTGAGNILKKHVAEQAKKSISVQEVHVEEPEEYVSRINFEPAVYQCLENCGAAILTITRKGGDINKTIYVDYKTEDGSANAGADYEFTEGTVVFKPGEMFKEISIGIIDDDIFEEDEHFFVRLSNLRVLETEDEVLSANSLPYPKAMLGFPTVATVTILDDDHSGIFTFESGSAHVSESIGIMEVKVLRTSGARGTVIVPYHTVEGLAKGGGEDFEDTYGELEFKNDETCKVVLVKIIDDEEYEKNKNFFLELAEPRMVDMSLQKGRTASVGMHTITSERSRLGGGANRMSHTLTAHRHDVPERKMTSDEEEARRIAEMGKPVLGEHSKLEVIIEESYEFKSTVDKLIKKTNLALVVGTNSWRDQFMEAITVSADEEEDETGEERLPSCFDYVMHFLTVFWKVLFACVPPTDYMNGWACFVVSIAIIGLLTAVIGDLASHFGCTIGLKDSVTAVVFVALGTSVPDTFASKVSAVQDTYADASIGNVTGSNAVNVFLGIGVAWSVAAIYWHTKGKPFVVEAGSLAFSVTLFTIFAFLAISVLLYRRRAHIGGELGGPRGHRLATSAFLFSLWFLYILFSSLEAYCHIEGF